The Flavobacterium johnsoniae UW101 genomic interval CGGAGCTACTAAACCACCGCAGAAAGATTCAAACAAAAGCATTTTACCGCCTTTTGACCTGATTTCGTCAATAACTTTCATGGCGCTCATGTGGTCTATGCCCGGATCAAGACCAATTTCGTTCATGAAAATCAAATTGTTCTTTTTTACCTCCTGATCCAGAGCCTGCATAGCATCACTAATGTAAGAAGCCGTTACGAGGTGTTTTTTAAACAGAATACAGTCTTTAGCAATTTCAATATGTAAATGTGCCGGAAGCATCGAAATTACTATCGAAGCTTTTTCAATAGCAGTTTGTCTTTCTTTGGTATTAAAAATATCTAAAGCAATTGGAGTTGCATTGGGATGCTTTTGTGTCTTTTTTTCGGCTAAGGCCAAAGACAAATCAGCAACAACAAGATGCAGGTTTTCGGTTTCTGATTTTTTAAGCAGATAATTTATCAAAGATGAAGCAGATCTGCCGGCTCCAATTATTAAAACGCTTCTCATAATTCTAATATTTTAACACAAACATATTTAAATGTTATAAATATAACAAATTTAATTTGAAAAATGATATTTTTTATCTCTATCTCACATAAAAAAATACGTTTTCGAGTGCTGAAATAATTGAGAAACTAAAACGAAAATTGAATAGGATGGAGTATTTTTGTTTAAAATTAAAGTTTAGAAAATATGAAAAGAAAAATTGTTTTAACTGGTGCTTTTATAGGGATGTTAGCTATTATTTTTGGAGCTTTTGGAGCCCATTTATTAAAAAAATATTTGTCTATTGAGGAGTTAAACACTTTTGAAGTTGGGGTTCGTTATCAAATGTACCACGCTCTCTTTTTACTTTTTCTTTCTACCCGAAAAGATATTGCCGAAAAAACCGTAAAAACAATCTATAATTTAGTTGTAGCAGGAGTTGTTCTTTTTAGCGGATCGATCTATATTTTAGCTACAAAAAGTCTTACAGTTTTTGATTCTAAAATTATCGTATTCGCAACACCTTTAGGCGGATTTTTATTAATTATAGGCTGGGCGGTATTATTTCTTACTATTTTGAGGAAAAAATCATAAAATCCCGAAAAAAAAATTCTGTATTAAAATTAATCTTTAATTTTGTCTCATAATTAACATATAAGGTTACTTATGTGAATTTTTATTGCTTTTTATCATCTTGATAAAAAAATATAACAATTTGCAAACTTGGACTTTACGTTTAAGATTAAGTAAAATTATATTTTGTTGCACCCAAAAAATAACACACACAACATTAAATTTATGGACAATAACACACTTTTCGCGCAATCGATTTCGTTAAAAGAATTAGGAATAGAAAATGCAACGGTTCGTTACCAGTTATCAGCAGATGAGCTTCATGCAATAACTGTGCAGTCAGGACAGGGTGTTGAGGCCTCTACAGGTGCTTTGGCAATTAATACAGGTGAATTTACAGGACGTTCTCCACAAGATCGTTTTATTGTAAAAGACAGCATTACAGAAGATAAAGTATGGTGGGGAAATGTAAATATCCCGTTTGCACCAGAAGCTTTTGAGAAATTATATAATAAGGTAAAAGCATTTTTATCGAACAAAGAGGTTTTTGTTCGTGATTCGTATGTTTGTTCAGATCCAAATTACAGATTAAACGTTCGCGTTGTTACCGAAACAGCTTGGTCGAACTTGTTTTGCTATAACATGTTCTTACGCCCGGAAGATTCTGAGCTGGCAAACTTTACTCCAGAATGGACAGTAGTATGCGCTCCAAGTTTTATGGCAGATCCTGCTGTAGACGGAACACGTCAGTCAAATTTTGCGATTCTTGATTTTACTAAAAAAATTGCTTTAATTGGAGGAACAGGTTATACAGGAGAAATGAAAAAAGGAATTTTCTCTGCTTTAAACTTCATTTTACCAGTTTTCGAAAACACATTACCAATGCACTGCAGCGCTAATGTTGGTAAAGATGGCGATACAGCAATTTTCTTTGGTTTATCGGGAACAGGAAAAACAACTTTATCTGCAGATCCGGAGCGTAAATTAATTGGAGACGATGAACACGGATGGACTGCTGAAAATACAGTTTTTAACTTTGAAGGAGGATGTTACGCTAAAGTAATCAACTTAACAGAAGAAAATGAACCAGACATTTTTAGAGCGATTAAAAAAGGAGCGCTTTTAGAAAATGTGGTCTTTAAAGCAGGAACTAATGAGGTTGATTTTGATGATGTTTCGATTACTCAAAATACTCGTGTAAGTTACCCAATAACACATATCGACAATATTCAGCCGGGTTCTATTGGTCATAACCCCAAAAATATATTTTTCCTTACAGCAGATTCTTTCGGAATTCTGCCTCCAATTTCAAAATTAACTCCGGGTCAGGCTGCTTACCATTTTATTTCTGGATATACAGCAAAAGTTGCCGGAACTGAAGCAGGAGTTACAGAACCACAGCCTAATTTCTCTGCTTGTTTTGGAGCGCCATTTATGCCTTTGCATCCAACTAAATATGCTGAAATGTTAAGCAAAAAAATGAAAGATGCTGATGTAAAAGTTTGGTTAATCAATACAGGATGGACTGGCGGTGCATACGGAACAGGAAGCCGTATGAAGTTAAAATATACTCGTGCTATGATTACTGCTGCATTAAACGGTGAACTAGATAATGTAGAGTATGTAAACCACAAAGTATTTGGAATTGCAAAACCACAATCTTGTCCAAATGTTCCAAGCGAAATTTTAAATCCAAGAAACACTTGGGAAGACAAAGATTTATATGATAAAAAGGCGTTAGAATTAGCACAGAAATTTAAAGCTAATTTTGCCAAATTTGAAGAGTTTGCCAATGCTGAAATCTTAGCAGGCGCACCGATTACAGAATAAAAGGACTTACTAATTCAAAGTAAAAAAGCTGTTCAGAAATGAACAGCTTTTTTGTTTGGTTTTCAATCGCAGTAAAAAAAAATAAACACTAACACGGGTACTGCGACTGAAAACACTCAAAAGGTTTATTTTTTTGCCTCGTCGATACGTTTTTGAATTAAATCCCAAGCGTAATAATGGAAAGTCATTCCGTTGCTCATCGCTACAAAAAGTCCGTTTTTATATTTTGGACCTAAGTTTACATTTGTAACATCAGCACCGTCGCATTCAATTGTAGAAGTTGGAACTTCTGCCAATAACGGATGATTGTTTGGATTTCCGTTTGCACCTTCTCTTGGGTAAACCATAAACGAATTTGCCTGCTGGTTTGATACTAAAATATATCCTGTAGAATCTGTTTTTTTGTAAATCGCGATTCCTTCATGATCTGCTTTGAAATCTTTTTGACCAAAGAAAGCCAGTTCTTTATTATCGTTTAAAGCGGGATCTGCTTTGTATTTTCTAATTCCAGCCTGTTCATCACAA includes:
- a CDS encoding DUF423 domain-containing protein, yielding MKRKIVLTGAFIGMLAIIFGAFGAHLLKKYLSIEELNTFEVGVRYQMYHALFLLFLSTRKDIAEKTVKTIYNLVVAGVVLFSGSIYILATKSLTVFDSKIIVFATPLGGFLLIIGWAVLFLTILRKKS
- the pckA gene encoding phosphoenolpyruvate carboxykinase (ATP) encodes the protein MDNNTLFAQSISLKELGIENATVRYQLSADELHAITVQSGQGVEASTGALAINTGEFTGRSPQDRFIVKDSITEDKVWWGNVNIPFAPEAFEKLYNKVKAFLSNKEVFVRDSYVCSDPNYRLNVRVVTETAWSNLFCYNMFLRPEDSELANFTPEWTVVCAPSFMADPAVDGTRQSNFAILDFTKKIALIGGTGYTGEMKKGIFSALNFILPVFENTLPMHCSANVGKDGDTAIFFGLSGTGKTTLSADPERKLIGDDEHGWTAENTVFNFEGGCYAKVINLTEENEPDIFRAIKKGALLENVVFKAGTNEVDFDDVSITQNTRVSYPITHIDNIQPGSIGHNPKNIFFLTADSFGILPPISKLTPGQAAYHFISGYTAKVAGTEAGVTEPQPNFSACFGAPFMPLHPTKYAEMLSKKMKDADVKVWLINTGWTGGAYGTGSRMKLKYTRAMITAALNGELDNVEYVNHKVFGIAKPQSCPNVPSEILNPRNTWEDKDLYDKKALELAQKFKANFAKFEEFANAEILAGAPITE